One window from the genome of Bacteroidales bacterium encodes:
- a CDS encoding glycosyltransferase family 2 protein, with protein sequence MYHAILQHLSESELEFIFVNDGSTDASILQLFTLADEDKRVKVISFTRNFGHQAALTAGIDFAKGDAIITMDADFQDPPEVLPLLVEQWQKGAKIVYARRSHRHDKWLKRMTAQWYYSLLYKASEIKIKGNIGDFRLIDKTVADKLRQLREHSRYLRGLIPWMGFKYAIVDYIRPHRIKGQTKFNWLKMMRFAMNGLLNFSLLPLRIGLVAGVGIIFSGIIFLFYLAYRFFFDDQFYKLLEWLAVVNYILIGVLFIFIWFIAEYIGKIYEEVKGRPLYIIENSKNIAEHENIDAQL encoded by the coding sequence TTGTATCATGCTATTTTGCAGCATTTATCGGAAAGCGAATTGGAATTTATTTTTGTTAACGATGGGAGTACCGATGCGTCTATTTTGCAGCTCTTTACGCTTGCCGATGAAGATAAACGTGTAAAAGTAATTTCGTTTACCCGAAACTTTGGTCATCAGGCTGCTTTAACGGCAGGAATCGATTTTGCTAAGGGCGATGCTATTATTACGATGGATGCCGATTTTCAAGATCCACCTGAAGTTTTACCGTTATTGGTAGAACAATGGCAAAAAGGAGCTAAAATTGTTTATGCTCGTCGCTCCCATAGGCACGATAAATGGTTAAAACGAATGACCGCTCAATGGTATTACAGTTTATTGTATAAGGCTAGCGAAATAAAAATTAAAGGGAATATTGGCGATTTTAGGCTTATTGACAAAACCGTGGCTGATAAACTGCGGCAGTTGCGTGAGCATAGTCGCTACCTGCGGGGGCTTATTCCTTGGATGGGTTTCAAATATGCCATTGTCGATTATATTCGCCCACACCGAATTAAAGGTCAGACCAAGTTTAATTGGCTTAAAATGATGCGATTTGCCATGAATGGTTTATTGAATTTTTCGCTTTTGCCCTTGCGTATAGGTTTAGTAGCGGGTGTTGGCATTATATTTTCAGGCATTATTTTCCTTTTTTACTTGGCATATCGTTTCTTTTTCGACGACCAATTTTATAAATTACTAGAGTGGTTAGCTGTTGTTAATTATATTCTTATAGGTGTGCTATTTATTTTTATTTGGTTTATTGCAGAATACATTGGTAAAATTTACGAAGAGGTGAAAGGGCGTCCTTTATATATCATCGAGAATTCAAAAAATATTGCTGAGCATGAGAATAT